In one Fusarium keratoplasticum isolate Fu6.1 chromosome 5, whole genome shotgun sequence genomic region, the following are encoded:
- a CDS encoding Fungal-trans domain-containing protein: MPDTLPSGTSPQHLTLGSSPSRELEVKPGRMVSSNTEMIYVSGSHWTAICTEVEKIREHLDRGEATARVDDQDQSQSDGPMLLEGVGQISNIETIMADIPPKDAVDRLVSRYFNSTEPSTIVFHAPTFEKEYKQFWLDPKGASLQWVAILFGVMEMGTFLYMRVQDDLPGDLGNPKDLMELFHRRSTECLLLSKYSTAPGIYSLEALLFNIQGEFIRRRDAHLGVWILGGVAIRLAMRMGYHRDPDKHSRITPFQGEMRRRTWALVLQLDILTSCQLGLPCLIQEHQCDTRPPSNLLDDDFGPHSAQLPPPRPETQMTPVLYTITKVKLSSIFRTIFNQVSLGRTEAYDEIMALDQRLHSAQRAMPPKFHMANPEDSITVAPYILIRRYNMELLFQKSRCMLHRHHMAKAYQDTAYNYSRTSCVEAAMALLTHQANISKEIQVGGRLYRDRWFVSSLERHDFSLASMIICLELSSRSNEQSNPPAPDDQQGFLKFSREAMVEALESSRRFWEALKVGSNEARQAFDMLSVMLDKVSTNPSVQENPQLPTPMDINEALQAQISNSALLQQQQQQQQPSTGGPIHSFDANMPEIGVMLNCPDIDNWCIRLHKLCEYPEGAIPNTITHTAVDDRLRHLEQLLNVNSISPPEASRSPALDFFPSIQGPTNNFPLPFFLDNDLFAPIRENALAQSTQSSLPQICSEYLGHDPMESVSTYFSTAHTWLPMISRKRLVFELNAQSPDDACLMLLVLCIKLCIMDTEHQPKDLRLYAVARSLCSAAETGGFVSLRLLQSLVLLAVYELSHAIYPAAFLTLGRAARLGMLMGFHDRKAAQQLFKPADTWTLREEQRRTWWAIFILDRFVNIDSSLPPATPEPCQSELLPVNDIDWDNGTVVPSEPLYTQTFSSVTTVGSFAKTCQAAHMLSKVMRHAKARASSQDITELLPEAQHLHQALSALHLSIEGSESDGASSQTPESSTFPALALCCSARLVLYNQYACNEPLGLSTNGPIALETELQKVGLEGIRAIASSTARLVALDAGGCPFVARFLYHAGTECAWFIKENHEQIMYGALEDILGGLRSMSEHWGLASQYISLLEQEEVLKLIDQDGDASSSTSTF; this comes from the exons ATGCCAG ATACTCTTCCCAGTGGAAcctctcctcaacatctGACCTTGGGTTCTTCGCCCAGTAGGGAGCTCGAGGTCAAGCCTGGTCGGATGGTGTCGAGCAACACTGAGATGATATACGTCTCGGGCAGTCACTGGACAGCAATATGCACCGAG GTGGAGAAAATCAGAGAGCATCTCGATCGAGGTGAGGCCACTGCGCGGGTGGACGACCAAGACCAGAGCCAAAGCGACGGACCCATGCTTCTTGAAGGCGTAGGGCAAATATCAAATATTGAAACTATCATGGCCGACATTCCACCAAAGGATGCAGTCGACAGACTTGTCTCTCGCTACTTCAACTCCACAGAACCATCAACCA TTGTCTTTCACGCGCCGACTTTTGAGAAAGAA TATAAGCAGTTCTGGCTCGATCCAAAAGGTGCTTCCCTTCAGTGGGTTGCCATACTCTTTGGCGTCATGGAAATGGGGACGTTTTTATACATGCGGGTTCAAGACGACCTGCCCGGAGATTTGGGCAACCCCAAAGACCTCATGGAGTTGTTCCATCGCCGTTCCACCGAATGTCTCTTGTTGTCCAAATACTCGACTGCCCCTGGCATCTACTCGTTGGAGGCTCTTTTGTTCAACATCCAGGGTGAATTCATACGACGTCGAGACGCCCATTTGGGCGTGTGGATCCTAGGTGGTGTTGCTATCCGCCTGGCAATGCGGATGGGATATCACCGTGATCCTGACAAGCACTCTCGTATCACGCCCTTCCAAGGCGAGATGCGACGTCGGACATGGGCGCTCGTTTTACAACTTGATATCTTGACCTCGTGCCAGCTCGGGCTACCTTGTTTGATACAGGAACATCAATGCGATACACGACCTCCGAGTAACCTCCTCGATGACGACTTTGGTCCTCATTCAGCTCAGCTTCCTCCCCCGCGACCTGAGACACAAATGACCCCCGTCTTGTACACCATCACAAAAGTAAAGCTATCCTCCATCTTCCGAACAATATTCAACCAGGTCTCTCTGGGGAGGACAGAAGCATACGATGAGATCATGGCACTGGACCAGCGGCTTCACAGTGCGCAGCGAGCCATGCCTCCCAAGTTTCACATGGCCAACCCGGAAGACTCCATCACCGTGGCCCCTTACATTCTGATCCGGCGCTACAACATGGAGCTCCTATTCCAAAAGTCTCGGTGCATGCTCCACCGCCAccacatggccaaggcctacCAAGATACTGCCTACAATTACTCGAGGACTTCCTGCGTCGAGGCAGCCATGGCACTCCTGACACATCAAGCCAACATCTCCAAAGAGATTCAAGTCGGAGGCCGGTTGTACCGGGATAGATGGTTTGTCTCTTCCTTGGAACGACACGACTTTTCCTTGGCGTCGATGATCATCTGCCTCGAGCTCAGCTCCCGATCCAACGAGCAATCCAACCCTCCAGCACCAGACGATCAACAGGGCTTTCTAAAGTTCAGTCGAGAAGCTATGGTTGAGGCTCTAGAAAGCTCTCGCCGCTTCTGGGAAGCACTCAAGGTGGGCTCCAACGAAGCACGGCAGGCTTTCGACATGCTCTCGGTCATGCTGGATAAGGTCTCGACGAACCCAAGTGTTCAAGAGAACCCACAGCTCCCAACACCCATGGACATAAACGaagctctccaagctcaaaTTTCAAATAGTG CTCTtctacaacaacaacaacaacaacaacaaccaagTACAGGCGGACCAATACATTCTTTCGATGCAAACATGCCCGAGATTGGGGTCATGCTAAACTGTCCGGACATTGACAATTGG TGCATCCGTCTTCACAAGTTATGTGAATACCCCGAAGGAGCCATCccaaacaccatcacccacACAGCCGTGGATGATAGGCTACGCCACCTTGAGCAACTACTCAATGTGAACAGTATCTCTCCTCCCGAGGCTTCCAGATCTCCGGctctcgacttcttcccGTCTATTCAAGGCCCGACGAACAACTTCCCTCTCCCTTTCTTCCTGGACAATGACCTCTTTGCACCGATTCGTGAGAATGCTCTGGCCCAAAGCACACAGTCCTCTCTACCCCAGATCTGCTCGGAATACCTTGGTCACGACCCCATGGAGAGTGTTTCTACCTACTTTTCGACTGCTCACACGTGGCTCCCTATGATTAGCAGAAAGCGACTGGTCTTTGAGCTCAACGCTCAGTCTCCCGACGACGCCTGCCTCATGCTACTCGTCCTCTGCATCAAGCTCTGCATAATGGATACCGAACATCAACCAAAAGACCTTCGTCTATATGCAGTTGCAAGATCTTTATGCTCGGCAGCTGAGACGGGAGGCTTTGTCTCTCTACGCCTACTGCAGTCTTTGGTACTTCTAGCTGTCTATGAGCTCTCTCACGCCATATACCCTGCTGCATTCCTTACTCTCGGTCGCGCAGCCAGACTCGGGATGTTGATGGGTTTTCATGATAGAAAAGCCGCTCAGCAATTGTTCAAGCCTGCTGACACATGGACCCTTAGAGAAGAGCAACGCAGGACGTGGTGGGCGATCTTCATACTGGACAG GTTTGTCAACATCGATAGTTCTTTACCACCTGCGACGCCAGAGCCGTGTCAGAGTGAGCTACTCCCTGTCAATGACATCGACTGGGACAACGGGACTGTCGTGCCCAGCGAGCCGCTGTACACACAGACTTTCAGCTCGGTTACAACAGTTGGCTCATTTGCGAAGACCTGTCAGGCTGCTCATATGCTCAGCAAGGTCATGCGCCACGCGAAAGCGAGGGCATCATCACAAGATATCACAGAGCTCCTGCCGGAGGCACAGCATCTTCACCAGGCTCTATCAGCCCTTCATCTGTCCATAGAGGGCTCCGAAAGCGACGGAGCATCATCACAGACTCCAGAGTCTTCCACGTTCCCGGCACTCGCCTTGTGCTGCTCTGCCAGGCTCGTATTGTACAACCAGTACGCCTGCAACGAACCTTTGGGACTCTCCACAAACGGACCGATCGCTCTAGAGACGGAGCTTCAAAAGGTCGGCTTGGAAGGTATTAGAGCGATAGCGTCTTCTACGGCCCGTCTAGTAGCGCTAGATGCGGGAGGGTGTCCGTTTGTCGCCCGGTTTCTCTATCACGCCGGAACAGAGTGCGCCTGGTTCATCAAAGAGAATCACGAGCAAATAATGTACGGTGCCCTGGAGGACATTCTCGGTGGCCTTCGAAGTATGTCAGAGCATTGGGGGCTTGCAA GCCAGTACATCTCGTTGCTCGAGCAAGAGGAagtcctcaagctcatcgaccAAGATGGAGACGCATCTAGCTCCACATCAACGTTCTGA
- a CDS encoding NmrA domain-containing protein — protein sequence MSSQKLIVILGATGNQGGSVATTFLQDRDWKVRALTRNASSAKAQALASRGAEVVEADIDKPSTLTAAFEGANTIFAVSDFWGLYGDPANREKAKPGQALNEWAGEHETQQLKNVIDEAAKVSTLERFIISALSDATKWSQGKYKHVYHFDSKARAVVYAEKTYPELWAKTSVYQAGLFLSNFVQNPLTQPIKNADGVVQFIGHIEQDVKLPFIAAEEDSGPFVKALLQQPAGINLIGYREWISAREAADALTRATGLKAEVVTLPKGHFPPGVPEELKAELEDNFAYFNEFGYEGRDDPSLTHPRDLKFPPSLETSEDYFKKQDWNKVFGA from the exons ATGTCCTCTCAGaagctcatcgtcatcctcggagCCACTGGCAACCAAGGCGGCTCCGTTGCAACCACGTTCCTCCAAGACCGCGACTGGAAAGTCCGCGCCCTGACCCGAAACGCCTCGAGCGCCAAAGCCCAAGCCCTAGCATCTCGTGGCGctgaggtcgtcgaggccgacaTTGACAAGCCGTCTACTCTCACGGCCGCGTTTGAGGgcgccaacaccatctttgccgtcAGCGACTTTTGGGGTCTGTATGGAGACCCTGCCAACAGGGAAAAGGCCAAGCCAGGACAGGCTCTTAATGAGTGGGCGGGTGAGCATGAGACgcagcagctcaagaacgtcatcgacgaggctgccaaggtcTCGACTCTCGAGCGGTTCATCATCTCGGCGCTATCAGATGCGACAAAGTGGTCCCAGGGAAAATACAAGCACGTATACCACTTTGACTCCAAGGCCAGGGCGGTTGTGTACGCGGAGAAGACCTACCCCGAGCTCTGGGCCAAGACCAGCGTCTACCAGGCAGGTCTCTTCCTGAGCAACTTTGTCCAGAACCCCCTTACCCAACCCATCAAG AACGCCGACGGAGTCGTCCAGTTCATCGGACACATCGAGCAAGACGTCAAACTTCCCTTCAtcgctgctgaagaagactCGGGCCCCTTTGTCAAGGCTCTCCTGCAGCAGCCCGCAggcatcaacctcatcggcTACAGAGAATGGATCTCGGCCCGTGAAGCGGCTGATGCACTCACAAGGGCCACGGGCCTCAAGGCAGAAGTCGTCACCCTCCCCAAGGGCCATTTCCCTCCTGGCGTTCCTGAAGAATTGAAGGCTGAGCTCGAGGATAACTTTGCCTACTTTAACGAATTTGGCTACGAGGGCAGAGATGACCCTAGTCTGACTCATCCCCGAGAC TTGAAGTTCCCCCCATCCCTTGAGACCTCGGAGGACTATTTCAAGAAGCAGGATTGGAACAAGGTCTTTGGTGCTTAA
- a CDS encoding Peptidase S53 domain-containing protein, whose amino-acid sequence MVAISLLKTWGFLLIAATAVARPVVVESLDETPEGWEESSSPAPDKSIELSIGLESEDHLLLERTLSKISDPSHANYGKHLSRDAAKALLHPSRAATESVKRWLSDAGVPEHHIRDEGQWLHIRTTVGQADSLLSTRFGIFARDDEQVVRTRQYSVPIEVRDHITTIQPTTFFPSERKARAVEDLTSLEKREEGHEARAYGNNNDGNHGGNGPIDLQQCKAQLTPACLRKIYKMPLRRYPRAHRKSEYGIIGFLEQNAQFSDLEEFLKRFAPDLKGSNFSVSLVNGGLNQQTHNVAQIEANMDIQYAIALADKVPVRFISVGGMNQNLIPDLDFQAINATNRQYPEPWLELLQYLLNLPNSNLPKVISLSYGSNEQHISKSYARQVCNMFGQLGTRGVSVIAAAGNTGPGFSCKSNDGKNKTKFLPTFPGSCPYVTSVGGTEGNGPEIAWSRSSGGFSEVFSRPWWQEQTVKSYLKKHGNEWKGYYNPNGRAYPDVAALAWNHQIMLRGNQTFGGGTSVAAPTFGAMIALINNERFKKGKPPMGFLNPWLYKTGKAGFTDITQGKSVGCTGESYIRLPSPVISNAGWKAVKGWDPVTGWGTPLFDRLQRLTT is encoded by the exons ATGGTGGCTATCAGTCTTCTCAAAACTTGGGGGTTTCTTCTCATCGCTGCGACAGCTGTTGCAAGACCTGTCGTGGTTGAATCACTGGATGAGACTCCTGAGGGTTGGGAGGAATCTAGCTCTCCCGCCCCCGACAAGTCTATTGAACTCTCCATCGGCCTTGAGTCTGAGGatcacctccttctcgagcgcACTCTCAGCAAAATCTCGGACCCCTCTCATGCCAACTATGGCAAGCACCTCTCTCGCGATGCTGCCAAAGCTCTGCTCCACCCTTCTCGTGCTGCTACGGAATCTGTCAAGCGCTGGCTCTCTGATGCTGGTGTGCCAGAGCACCACATCCGTGATGAAGGCCAGTGGCTTCATATTCGAACCACGGTCGGCCAGGCCGATAGTCTTCTCAGCACCCGCTTTGGCATATTTGCTCGCGACGATGAGCAAGTTGTGAGAACGAGACAATACTCAGTCCCCATCGAAGTCCGTGAccacatcaccaccatccagCCCACAACCTTCTTCCCCAGCGAGAGAAAGGCACGCGCCGTTGAGgacttgacatccttggagaagagggaggaagGTCACGAGGCGAGGGCCTacggcaacaacaacgacgGCAACCATGGCGGTAATGGACCAATTGACCTACAACAGTGCAAAGCACAGCTCACCCCAGCATGCCTGCGGAAGATCTACAAGATGCCTTTGCGTAGGTACCCAAGGGCACACCGAAAGTCGGAGTACGGCATCATTGGCTTCCTTGAA CAAAATGCCCAGTTTTCCGACCTTGAAGAGTTCCTCAAACGGTTTGCGCCCGACTTGAAGGGTTCCAACTTCTCCGTTTCCCTTGTCAACGGAGGGCTGAACCAGCAAACCCACAACGTTGCTCAAATTGAAGCCAACATGGATATTCAGTATGCCATCGCACTCGCCGACAAGGTGCCCGTTCGGTTCATCTCTGTTGGGGGTATGAACCAAAACCTCATCCCTGATCTCGA CTttcaggcgatcaatgcaACCAACAGACAGTACCCCGAACCCTGGCTCGAACTTCTGCAAtacctcctcaacctccctAACTCGAACCTCCCCAAGgtcatctctctctcatATGGATCGAATGAGCAGCACATCTCAAAGTCCTATGCTCGCCAAGTCTGCAACATGTTTGGCCAACTTGGCACTCGCGGCGTATCAGTGATTGCAGCCGCTGGTAATACGGGCCCAGGTTTCTCTTGCAAGTCCAACGACGGCAAGAATAAGACCAAGTTCCTCCCTACATTCCCAGGCTCATGCCCCTACGTGACCTCTGTGGGCGGCACAGAAGGAAATGGCCCGGAAATTGCCTGGTCCCGATCCAGCGGTGGCTTTTCGGAAGTCTTCTCACGTCCTTGGTGGCAGGAACAGACTGTGAAGTCGTACCTCAAGAAGCATGGCAACGAGTGGAAGGGATACTACAACCCCAACGGTAGGGCTTACCCAGATGTGGCGGCTCTTGCATGGAACCACCAGATCATGCTCCGCGGCAACCAGACTTTTGGTGGTGGAACAAG CGTCGCAGCCCCGACATTTGGAGCGATGATTGCTCTCATCAACAATGAGAGattcaagaagggcaagccCCCGATGGGCTTCCTGAACCCCTGGCTCTACAAGACTGGCAAAGCAGGCTTCACCGA CATCACCCAAGGCAAGTCTGTAGGCTGCACGGGCGAGAGTTACATTCGACTTCCTTCGCCGGTAATCTCCAATGCTGGTTGGAAAGCGGTCAAAGGGTGGGATCCTGTCACTGGCTGGGGCACTCCTCTGTTTGATCGACTGCAGAGACTGACTACCTAG